CTTAAGAATAATGCTTGGAGAAGAACTATACAGAGATGATGAGATTACGATTTCATATGCAGGTCCAGGGGATATTGTTTCTGTTGGTGCCGGCGAGCTTGTAGATTTTGGTCCAGATGCGGTTGTGGCAAATGAAGATAATATTTTAGGTGAGGTTGGTATGTTCGAAAATGCAATAGATACAGATTGGATGAATACGGGTTCTAATGGAACCGGAGCTGCTGAAATTGTTGCTGCACCAACACCTGATGTAGTTTCAGGAGTAGTGCCTTCTGGAAATGTTTTGCGTTTGTCGGCTCCCGATGGTAATAAACCCAACACGGTAACCAGCGGAACTTTTGCCTTTGAAGCTGGGGTGGTTTATAGGGTAAAGTTCAAAAGGTATTTGGGCAGCACTACAAATACCGCGTTCGCAAAACATTATTTTGGCGATCAGCAAGTTAATGATCAATGGAACGATGTAGATGATGAGTTGGGTACATGGCAATTGGTAGAATTTACTTTTATAGCCGCAGCAACCTCTAACGGAACGGTACGTATTCAACCTGTACCAGCAGGAATAAGTGATGTTTATTATGACGATTATACAATTCAAGTAGATGATAATCGGCCTTAATTAAGACTGTTAGTAGTGTTTTGATTGTTTAGGTAAAACCGCTTCAACTTGGTAAAATTGAAGCGGTTTTTTATTTTAATGAGAATTGTTATCGAGAACATCTGTCCTTAATAAATCTGTCTGGTATAGTGTACAATTTAATCTTTAATAGAATTGAATGAATAGCACAGCCAATGAATGGATAAAAAAAGGAATTTGCGCATGTATGCACTCAGTATGCGACCTAAAATTGAATAAACTATACTAACTATGGGACTAACATTTATAACCTTAGCTATTATAATTATCTCATATTTTTAGTTTTTCCCACTATTGAATAATCAATGCTCATTCAGTTACCCCAAAATGAAAAATAGCAGTTTCATCGTACTTTTCACCAGGAAGCAATAGCGTAGAAGGGAAGTTCTCGTGATTGGGAGTATCCGGGAAATGTTGAGTCTCCAAACAAAATGCCATATGGTTGGCATATTTTATATTGTTTTTCCCTGTTAAGGCATCTCCTATGGCATTGCCGGAATAAAATTGAACCCCTGGTTGCGTAGTTGAAATAGTCATTGTCCGACCCGATTTAAGTTCTACTACTTCTATTACTTCTTTTAATTCCCCAACAGGTTTATTAAAAATATAATTGTAATGATACCCGTTAAAGTTCAGCTTGTGAATGTTATTGCCTATTGGAGTTGGAGTGGTTAAATCCCAATCTGTGCCTTTTACAGTACCTAATTTTCCTGTAGGAATAATTTCTTCATCGATTTCAGTGTATTTGTCAGCATCTATTTTTAGGATATGGTCATAGATTTTGTCTTTCATGCCATTAAGGTTAAAATAGCTGTGCTGGGTCATATTCACATGCGTAGCTTTATCCGTTGTGGCTTCATAATGCACTTCAATAGCATTGTCATCAGTCAGAGTATACGTGACGTAACTCTCTAAATTACCAGGAAACCCCATGGTATTATCTGCTGAGATATGTTGCAATCTAATAGAAGGCCCCAGTTTGTTAGCTACAATTTTTGAATCCCAGACCACACGGTCAAATTCGTTACCACCGTGTAGACAGTGTACATCGCTATTTTTTGAGAGTTCGTAGGTAGTTCCATCAATCGTAAATTTACCGTTTCTAATACGGTTAGCAACCCTTCCTATGGTAGCTCCAAAGCAAGGGTGCTCCGCAGTGTACTGTTCTAAAGTGTCAAAACCGAGTACTACATCCTCAAATACACCATTTTTGTCAGGTACCATAATAGAGGTAATAGTACCTCCAAAATTGGTGAGTTTTACTACCATGCCATTCGCATTTACCAAAGTGTATAAAATTACGTTTCTACCATTTGCGGTCCCCCAGTCTTTACTGGTTACACCTGCATGCTTTTGAGCATTTGTTTGTGCAAATACACAAAAACAAATCAGTAAAAAAGAACCTTTTATTCCTTTAATTCCTTTCATGATTTTATGATTTTTTAAACTGATGGTAATTTTTTACAATGAGTTATTATTTCGGTTCTATTATAACACCGCGCTCTCCTTCGCTATCCGAAGTATACCTAAGAACTTTAGGAAATCCGGTACCTCTAGCATTGGTGATTTCTGTTTTCCAGACTTTTCTCAACTCTTCTAATTTACTCTTGTTAGAAG
This genomic interval from Zobellia roscoffensis contains the following:
- a CDS encoding aldose epimerase family protein, yielding MKGIKGIKGSFLLICFCVFAQTNAQKHAGVTSKDWGTANGRNVILYTLVNANGMVVKLTNFGGTITSIMVPDKNGVFEDVVLGFDTLEQYTAEHPCFGATIGRVANRIRNGKFTIDGTTYELSKNSDVHCLHGGNEFDRVVWDSKIVANKLGPSIRLQHISADNTMGFPGNLESYVTYTLTDDNAIEVHYEATTDKATHVNMTQHSYFNLNGMKDKIYDHILKIDADKYTEIDEEIIPTGKLGTVKGTDWDLTTPTPIGNNIHKLNFNGYHYNYIFNKPVGELKEVIEVVELKSGRTMTISTTQPGVQFYSGNAIGDALTGKNNIKYANHMAFCLETQHFPDTPNHENFPSTLLLPGEKYDETAIFHFGVTE